The sequence ACAAAAATTTAACTTATCTTTCTCATTTTTTTAATTATCTCAAGGAGTAAACGCTATGTTAGCCGTAGAATTGATTATCGTTCTGCTGGCCATTTTCCTCGGTGCGAGACTTGGGGGAATTGGTATCGGGTTTGCCGGTGGTTTAGGGGTTTTAGTTTTAGCTGCTATCGGTGTTAAACCTGGTTCAATTCCTTTTGATGTTATCTCCATCATTATGGCTGTTATTGCCGCAATCTCTGCGATGCAGGTTGCTGGTGGTTTAGATTATTTAGTTGATCAAACAGAAAAACTATTAAGACGTAATCCTAAATACATCACAATACTTGCGCCTATTGTGACTTATTTATTAACTCTCTTTGCTGGTACAGGTAATATTTCTTTAGCGACATTACCCGTTATTGCTGAGGTTGCAAAAGAGCAAGGCATCAAACCTTGTCGCCCATTATCAACAGGTGTCGTTGCTGCACAAATTGGTATTACAGCATCACCTATTTCTGCTGCGGTTGTTTATATGGCATCAGTCATGGAAAACCCTGCAATGGTCGGTGAAGGTAATACAGTAAGTTATATCACTCTGTTATCTATTTTATTACCAGCGACTTTCCTTGCTATTATTCTGATGTCATTCATCATCTCTTGGGTATTTAACTCAAAACTGTCTGATGATGCTGTCTATCGTGAGCGTTTAGAACAAGGTTTAGTTGAATTACGCAATAGCAAACAGCGTAGAGAAACATTACCAGGTGCTAAGTCATCTGTAATGCTGTTCTTACTGGGTGTTATCTGTGTGGTTACTTATGCAATCATCAACAGCCCAAGCTTAGGCATTGTGAAAGAACCGTTAATGAACACCACTAACGCTATTCTTATCATCATGCTGAGTGTTGCAACTCTGATCACTATTTTCTGTAAAGTTAAAACTGACAACATCCTTAACTCAAGTACCTTTAAAGCAGGTATGAGTGCTTGTATCTGTATTCTGGGTGTTGCATGGTTAGGTGATACTTTCGTTTCAAGCAACATTGATTGGATCAAACTGACTGCGGGTGATTTAATCACTGGTCATCCTTGGTTATTAGCGGTTATTTTCTTCTTCTGTTCTGCACTGTTATATTCACAAGCAGCAACAGCAAAAGCGTTAATGCCAATGGCTTTAGCTTTAGGTGTATCTCCATTAACAGCTATCGCGTCTTTCTCTGCGGTTTCTGGTCTGTTCATTCTGCCAACTTACCCAACACTGGTTGCAGCCGTTCAAATGGATGACACTGGGACAACACGTATCGGCAAATTAGTTTTCAACCACCCATTCTTTATTCCTGGTACTATTGGTGTGGTATTAGCTGTCGGATTTGGTTTCCTCTTCGGCGGTATGATTTTGTAGTCTGAAGTAAAAAATTAAAACATTGCAAAAAAAAGCGCTTAACGCTTAAAAAATAAAATAAGAAAATACCCTGTCGCAAGATGGGGTATTTTCATTTTAGCCTCTCGCTCCTCGCTTTCATTTTTAGCTAAAGTCTGCTAATTATGATGTACTCGCGACAACGTGATTTAAGGAGATTTCCGTGCAACGTGAAGCGTTATTAGACCACGTACTTATCCAGTTAGAACAATACGGCTTAGCGGCAACTTTATCCGAGCTTCTTCAAGGTTCGGGTATCAACGAATCTGATCTTCACCCTTTCTGGCCAGATAGAGACGCCTTGATTTTTGATTGTTTGCGCCACCATGGACAGCAAATTGATATTTGGCAACGCCAAGTCATGTTAAATGAAGATCTGACTATCGAGCAAAAATTACTCGCCCGTTATGATCAACTCGCGATACGTTTAGAAAAGAACCGTTTTCCTGGTTGTCTATTCGTTGCGGCTTGTAGCG comes from Proteus vulgaris and encodes:
- a CDS encoding anaerobic C4-dicarboxylate transporter, which translates into the protein MLAVELIIVLLAIFLGARLGGIGIGFAGGLGVLVLAAIGVKPGSIPFDVISIIMAVIAAISAMQVAGGLDYLVDQTEKLLRRNPKYITILAPIVTYLLTLFAGTGNISLATLPVIAEVAKEQGIKPCRPLSTGVVAAQIGITASPISAAVVYMASVMENPAMVGEGNTVSYITLLSILLPATFLAIILMSFIISWVFNSKLSDDAVYRERLEQGLVELRNSKQRRETLPGAKSSVMLFLLGVICVVTYAIINSPSLGIVKEPLMNTTNAILIIMLSVATLITIFCKVKTDNILNSSTFKAGMSACICILGVAWLGDTFVSSNIDWIKLTAGDLITGHPWLLAVIFFFCSALLYSQAATAKALMPMALALGVSPLTAIASFSAVSGLFILPTYPTLVAAVQMDDTGTTRIGKLVFNHPFFIPGTIGVVLAVGFGFLFGGMIL
- the dicD gene encoding division control transcriptional repressor DicD, whose protein sequence is MQREALLDHVLIQLEQYGLAATLSELLQGSGINESDLHPFWPDRDALIFDCLRHHGQQIDIWQRQVMLNEDLTIEQKLLARYDQLAIRLEKNRFPGCLFVAACSAYPDEHAQIHQLSQRQKQSSFDYSRTLLRELDIEDSELVAKQMELILEGCLSRLMVNHHADDIITAKLLAEDILKIAQCRKNGALS